A genomic region of Manihot esculenta cultivar AM560-2 chromosome 15, M.esculenta_v8, whole genome shotgun sequence contains the following coding sequences:
- the LOC110601906 gene encoding polyol transporter 5 → MADTNTERDVNPRSQPAEKTLADFDPPEKPKRNKFALACAILASMTSTLLGYDIGVMSGASIYIKDELKISDVQVELLAGLINIYSLVGSAAAGRTSDWIGRRYTIVVAGAIFFVGALLMGFATNFSFLMVGRFVAGVGVGYALMIAPVYTAEVSPASSRGFLTSFPEVFINTGVLLGYVSNFAFSKLPKNLGWRFMLGIGAIPSVLLALMVLLMPESPRWLVLQGRLGDAKRVLDKTSDSKKEAQERLADIKSAAGIPLDCNDDIVQVEKKSHGEGVWRELLLHPTPSVRHIFVCVIGIHFFQQASGIDAVVLYSPRIFEKAGITSDNDKLLATVAVGFAKTIFILVATFLLDRIGRRPLLLSSVGGMIFSLAALGFTLTLIDHTKEKLTWAVALSIAMVLCFVGSFSIGMGPIAWVYSTEILPLRLRAQGASMGVAMNRLMSGLISTTFISLYKAITIGGAFFLFAAIASVAWIFFFTCLPETQGRTLEEMEGLFGNFIKWRSVLKEKKLKQQQQQQQQEVEEGNDGKSRADEN, encoded by the exons ATGGCTGATACAAACACAGAGAGAGATGTCAATCCAAGAAGCCAACCTGCAGagaaaacacttgcagattTTGATCCACCAGAGAAGCCCAAGAGAAACAAGTTTGCTCTTGCTTGTGCAATCTTGGCTTCCATGACCTCTACCTTACTTGGCTATG ACATTGGAGTGATGAGTGGAGCTTCTATctacatcaaggatgaactgaAAATCTCAGATGTTCAAGTAGAACTCCTGGCAGGCTTGATTAATATATACTCACTTGTGGGTTCAGCCGCAGCTGGCAGGACCTCCGACTGGATAGGCCGCCGGTACACCATCGTGGTTGCTGGAGCTATTTTCTTCGTCGGAGCTCTCCTAATGGGATTCGCCACCAACTTTTCCTTCCTCATGGTTGGCCGGTTCGTAGCAGGAGTTGGAGTGGGATATGCACTCATGATTGCTCCGGTGTACACTGCAGAGGTCTCTCCGGCGTCGTCTCGTGGGTTCCTCACCTCATTCCCAGAA GTTTTTATCAACACGGGCGTTTTGCTTGGCTACGTCTCAAATTTTGCattctccaagctcccaaaaaaCTTGGGGTGGAGATTCATGCTTGGAATCGGCGCAATCCCTTCAGTTCTCCTTGCTTTAATGGTCCTACTCATGCCCGAGTCACCGCGTTGGCTCGTTCTCCAGGGTCGACTAGGAGACGCCAAGCGAGTTCTGGACAAGACCTCTGATTCTAAAAAAGAAGCTCAAGAAAGACTAGCAGATATAAAATCGGCAGCAGGAATTCCACTAGACTGCAACGACGACATCGTTCAAGTAGAAAAGAAATCCCACGGCGAAGGTGTATGGCGAGAATTACTCCTTCATCCTACACCGTCCGTTCGTCATATCTTCGTTTGCGTAATCGGCATCCATTTCTTCCAGCAAGCATCTGGTATAGACGCTGTTGTATTATACAGCCCAAGAATTTTTGAAAAAGCTGGAATAACATCAGACAACGACAAATTACTCGCTACGGTAGCCGTAGGATTCGCGAAGACAATCTTCATCTTAGTGGCGACATTTTTGCTTGACAGGATCGGACGGAGACCATTACTTCTAAGTAGCGTAGGAGGGATGATATTTTCATTAGCAGCCCTTGGATTTACATTGACTCTAATAGATCATACGAAGGAGAAGCTAACGTGGGCCGTAGCACTAAGCATAGCAATGGTACTGTGCTTTGTGGGGTCCTTCTCAATAGGAATGGGACCCATAGCGTGGGTATACAGCACTGAGATACTACCGTTGAGGCTACGCGCGCAGGGAGCGAGTATGGGAGTGGCAATGAATAGGCTAATGAGTGGGCTGATATCTACGACATTTATATCGTTGTACAAAGCAATCACAATAGGTGGGGCCTTCTTCTTGTTTGCGGCAATTGCGTCGGTGGCTTGGATCTTCTTCTTCACATGTTTGCCGGAGACTCAGGGGAGGACGTTGGAGGAGATGGAGGGGCTTTTTGGTAATTTCATAAAGTGGAGGTCTGTTTTGAAGGAGAAGAAATtgaagcagcagcagcagcagcagcagcaggagGTGGAGGAAGGGAATGATGGGAAGAGTAGGGCAGATGAAAATTGA